The proteins below come from a single Deltaproteobacteria bacterium genomic window:
- a CDS encoding LL-diaminopimelate aminotransferase: MKNPVADRVRELPPYLFAHIDKLKAEARQKGIDLIDFGIGDPDLPTPPHIIEALASAAAKPEYHRYPSYEGMLRTREAAARFYARRFAVKLDPAREVLTLIGSKEGIAHFPLATIDPGDLALVPDPAYPVYATATQFAGGQVYRYGLLPRQQFLPDLASIPEDVARRAKVLYVNYPNNPTGGVATLEDYQRIHDFACRYDLIVVSDLAYSEMYFEDPAPASYLQVPGAMERGIEFHSLSKTYNMTGWRVAFAVGNATLVGALGKIKTNVDSGVFGAVQEAAIAALDGDQSAVDEMRGIYRERRNLLAEGLRAMGLEVHPPRGTFYFFVGLPPGLKAMDLTSRMLTEAGVVATPGTGFGQRGEGFIRFALCQPAARIREACERLATITL, encoded by the coding sequence ATGAAGAATCCCGTAGCGGACCGCGTGCGGGAGCTCCCGCCCTATCTGTTCGCCCACATCGACAAGCTCAAGGCCGAGGCGCGCCAGAAGGGGATCGATCTGATCGACTTCGGCATCGGGGACCCGGACCTGCCGACGCCGCCGCACATCATCGAGGCGCTCGCGAGCGCGGCGGCCAAGCCCGAATACCACCGCTATCCATCGTACGAGGGGATGCTGCGCACCCGCGAGGCGGCGGCGCGCTTCTACGCGCGCCGGTTCGCGGTGAAGCTCGATCCGGCGCGTGAGGTGCTGACGCTCATCGGGAGCAAGGAAGGGATCGCGCACTTCCCGCTGGCGACGATCGATCCGGGGGACCTGGCGCTGGTCCCCGACCCGGCCTATCCCGTCTACGCCACGGCGACGCAGTTCGCCGGCGGGCAGGTATACCGCTATGGGCTACTGCCCAGGCAGCAGTTCCTGCCCGATCTGGCCTCGATCCCCGAGGACGTGGCGCGGCGCGCGAAGGTGCTATACGTCAATTACCCGAATAACCCGACGGGCGGCGTGGCCACGCTCGAGGATTATCAGCGTATCCACGACTTCGCCTGCCGCTACGATCTCATCGTGGTATCGGACCTGGCCTATTCGGAGATGTACTTCGAGGACCCGGCGCCCGCGAGCTATCTGCAGGTGCCGGGAGCCATGGAGCGGGGCATCGAGTTCCACTCGCTCTCCAAGACCTACAACATGACCGGCTGGCGCGTGGCCTTCGCGGTGGGGAACGCGACGCTCGTCGGGGCGCTCGGCAAGATCAAGACCAACGTCGACTCGGGGGTCTTCGGCGCGGTGCAGGAGGCGGCCATCGCCGCGCTCGACGGAGATCAGTCGGCGGTGGACGAGATGCGCGGGATCTACCGCGAGCGCCGCAACCTGCTGGCCGAGGGGCTCAGGGCGATGGGGCTCGAGGTGCATCCGCCGCGCGGCACGTTCTATTTCTTCGTCGGGCTGCCGCCGGGGCTGAAGGCCATGGACCTCACCTCGCGCATGCTGACCGAGGCGGGTGTGGTGGCGACCCCGGGGACGGGGTTCGGGCAGCGCGGAGAAGGCTTCATCCGCTTCGCGCTCTGCCAGCCGGCCGCGCGCATCCGCGAGGCTTGCGAGCGGTTGGCGACGATCACGCTCTGA